A region of the Phaenicophaeus curvirostris isolate KB17595 chromosome 10, BPBGC_Pcur_1.0, whole genome shotgun sequence genome:
CGGGGTTTGTGTTGTCCCATGTCCTTCCTGCCATCTTTCTCACTTTGGCAAATCCTATCACCTTGCTGCCTTGCAGGTTTTCCTCACATATAGAACAGGAACCTTCACCTCCACTGGAGGAGCTTGGGGAATTAATTAAAGCATCCTCTGGCATGAGATTAATGCCCGTTGTACAAGGAATTGTTAAGACCTTATCCGGTGTGCAGTTCAGCCACCCATCCAGAAGATGGATGACTGTGAACTGGAACAGGTGCAGGAAAGAGCTATTAGGAGAAGCCACTGAAAGGATTACGGATGGGAAGATGGtattccttgggagaagagggggaggaaaaaactgTTCTTGTATGGCCTAgcaagaaaagaaggctgagatgGATAGATTATTTTCAATAAATAGGCTAAGAAAGGGGAGAGATGACCAACAAAGGAGACTGTGAATTAAAGGAAGATGTGGGGAAATGCTGTTCTGGTACAGTCTTGCAGCTGAAACAGTGAGGGCATACAGTCAcagtaattgttttaaaatgaaggCCGTTTGTGTCTCGGTCTTTATGTAttacttgtgtgtgtgtgtgtcctgtGGCCATTCAGGGCAAATCACAGTCTAGACATAGCAAACAAAGAACCAAATAAGTAGCAGAGTgagttaaatatatttgcttttcaatCAGGATTTCTATTTGATTTAAGTActggtttctttaaaaaatgaactcTTAAGTTTCAAATCATGATACTGTATTCCTGCCTAAACTTACTTTTACCACTTAGGTTAAATTAATACTAATGAGGTTTTGGATTGCTGCCGAAGTCTTAACGTCAAACTGCGGAAAGTAGTGAAAATCACTGCCTGAACACCTGAAACTGGAATTAACCATCTAACCCAGCTTTTTACAGCAGGAGCTTTTCCACGTACCCAGTCAGCTCAATTCAGTGACAGCGCATTCAAAACTGGGAGGCAATCTGAGAGATGCAAACTCATAAGGTTTGGTTTCTTCTGGTATACAAGGAAATCTTGGAGTAAGATGCTGAGGTCTAGCACTTGTTGTTGTTCTTCCCCCAGTGTTGTTCCCGGTCACCACAACCAGCTTTCTTTCAGGAAATACAAATTTTTCAGTAGCTAAGAAAAGATGTagtttgaaatacaaaataagttTGGCTGATGTACCTTTCTTTCGTACGTGTCCCATGTTCAGTGTCTTAACTAAATGCAGTTGGACTCAAAATTACTTCCTTGGTAAATAAGAAATGTGTCATTCATCGCTTTCTAATCTAATCAGAACTGAGTATCTGACTAAATATATGTTAGCCATACGAGTGCTTAAATAAATGTATAGGTGCAATATATCCTCAAGGTaacaaaaagcagcagtgaattTAGGATGACATCTATGCTTACCTGCATTTCAGCATGTTTTAAAATGACCTCACTGATGAGAATCagacttctttctcttctgtctttttaaGGGAATAAAAGAGGTATAAAagtaaaattgttttaaaataaataatttctatttaaattttCTGCTTTATGGTATAAATATCAATTAAAATCTCTTAGAACAGGGCTTTAAAGACTACACAGTCCTACTTCGATTAAAACTAACCTTTTATTTGTAGCTTGGCAATATTAGAGCAAACATTCCCAGCAATCTGTCTTGGGGatgaaagaaatgtaattacTAAATTGCAGAACAGTTGTAACAAGCCATTTTACACTTAACTGCAAAGGGATGTTTCTGCACAACAGGCTGTAGTCTGTACTTGTGAGGGCTGTAAAGGATGGTGCCACAAAGGTTTCTAGCTGAAAAGAAGAGTAAAAGTAATTAGAGAGCTGTTATATTTAAAACTCTTTGCTTAcacttttaactttcttttctaccttttgttttaaacagacCGTGGGCTGGGTACTTCTCCATGGGATAGGACTACAGCTTAAATTCTCTAACCCTCCAGCTCTGTAGATTGGTTTCCTTTCAAGGTCTTACTTCATTTAACTGTTCTACATTAGGTGGATTTGCCTGGGGTTTGGTAGACTCTTCTCTTTACTAAAGAGCAGCCTGGATGTTTTGACTCGTTTTCCATTTAGGAGCAGTTTGGCTCATAAAGCACGTGCCAGCTGTATTCCCTCCCCTCTTTATTTCTGATTAATCTGCATGAAACATTTTCTAATGCGCAGGAAGGATTATGTACAATCTCACCACTCAGGTATGACAGGCTTGGGAGATTTTTAGTATATTGACTCCCCTTCGTATCCTCCTGATTAGGACCTTCCAGGATTATTAATCATTGCTCCCAAACTGTCCCTTCCCTTACTCCTCCACATCTAAAAGAAGACTTAGGAAATATCTGCCATGTGCAGGTTGTGACTCGCTTCTGGTGTCTCACCCGCTGCAAGAGCCTAGAAACCCTGGACTGCCAAATTACCCTCTCTCTCAAACTACCTCGTCTGGTAGTGACTTTAATGCCTGTGTGGTGGGTCTCAGTGTTTGGGGAACAGATATTTTGTGTACTTCTACCAGAGGACTTCCCAGAGCTGTGTGAGACGGTGCTGCTGGGCTCGGAAACAGCCGTTTGTGGTTCGCTGGGGATGCACAGTCTGAAACAGAAGGAGAAGTGAGAAAAGCTCACACACCTGGTGTACTGAGCAGCCCTTTGGCTGCTTGTGGTCTCCAGTGCACTTCCTAAATCAAAAATTTAAGCTGCATCTCATAATGTAACTGAATAATTGTGTCTTTTCATCATAAACAGTCTTTTAATCATAATCTCAGACAAGGAGTCTGGGAGATCAAGTGTTACATCCCTGCTTCTGTCACAAGTTTCATTCCTAGCCCTGGGCAAAGTATTTAACCTGTTTGCCTCTTGGATTTCACTCCtggaaatgtgaaaacaaaggCCTTTGTGTTTGCATTTCTCCTTGCACTAGCACTAATCGTTATTTCAAAGTATAATACAATAGCACCTGAagcatctgggttttttttattgtgtccAAATAATGCTTCTCTGTCTGTTCACAGCTCGAGTTcctaaaaaaatcctgaaatgcAAAGCAGTGTCTCGGGAGTTAAATTTTTCCTCAGcagaacaaatggaaaaattccGACTGGAACAGAAAGTGTATTTCAAAGGGCAGTGTCTAGAAGGTAGGCATCTGCTTGGCACGCAgtcctgctgcagctcagggagTGACCCCCAGCGCGGCGGGGATTAGAGGAACTAAAATGGGTTGAACAtgatgattttaatttttcagagtaGCACTGAAGCGCTCGTCAAGACTAATGGGCCACAGTATTAGGGATAGCATTTCATAAGTGTATTAACACTTTGTTATGTAAGGAAAAAATCTGGGTAATCATGCTGCAGGGCATAAATCCACCACAGGCTGCCTGAGGCAAGGAAACAAGTTATTTTAGAATCACTCATTATGGGGATTCATGCATCTTCCTCGAAATCACCGAGTGCTGGCCATCACCAGACTGGAAGCAGGACTAGCAGAGCCTCAGGTTTCCTCTGGTAACAGCAATGCCACCGAGCACTGTCCGTGTGACTCCACAGCCACACATCTGATCTCCCTAACTGCAGTATTACTCTTAATCTGgggtggaggaggggaagatAAAACATTGAGCTCCTTGTCTTTTGGGCAACCAGTTGTACACTTAATCTCAACTGGATCCGGGGGTGTCTGCAAGAGAGGGGTTGTCTACAAGAGGGGGAGTGTGGTTTCCCTGTTCCCAGTTAGGTGCGATGAAGTTTGCACTGAATGCTGAGGAAGTGCTGTGACTTCTATCATTACCATCAGCTAGAAAGGGAGTATCTGCTGAAAGAGGAAGGCAGGTTCAGTGCAATTCAAGCTGTACAAAGTAATCTAAAGGTGAAATGTTGGTAGTATGGCAGGACAGCTTAGGGagttctccagcctgtcagGTGAAAAGCAAAAGGACCATTTGTGGATTTTATCTTCTTTCAAATGCCTCTGGATCTTCTTTTTACTTTGCAGAATGGTTCTTTGAATTCGGTTTTGTGATTCCTAACTCCACAAACACTTGGCAGTCCTTGATAGAGGCAGCACCTGAATCACAGATGATGCCAGCTAACGTTTTAACGTGAGTGCCTTGGGCTTACAGAATCTGAGagcaggcaaagaaaaagcagtgtgTGGCGTTTCCTTGGGGGCCACAGTGGGAATGAAGAGAGGGAGCCCCTACGAGCTCTGAATCACCCCAAATACTGTTAGCTGTTGAGAGATAAAAGGGTCTAAGCCAACCTCATTGCCTTCTTTCCCATAGGTACAATTTGCATTAATATAGCAGTAAAGTTTGGAGAAAGTGAACTGATCCTTTATTAGTGttgcttaatttttttgaaaggtGAACTgtgaaaggattttaaaatgttttgcgCTTAATACTCCTTacatccaggaaaaaaaaaatatatatacacgtTTGGGCCCTTTTCAAATCCATTTACTGACTAGTGACTCTTCTGCAAGGGGTGGTTTTTCTTCATGCAAGGTATCGCCTATAGGAGCTGTTCCAGCATTTGTTTCATCACTGTACCATTTTGCCAAGCTTTGTGTCATTTACATTTAGTCAGATGGAGTTTTATCTGGGAATAAGATACTCCTAACAGGTAGGGACACTTGTGTTACAGGTGCCCGCAATGGGATTTACGCACCTTCCTCAGAAACACCTGGTCCTGGCTGCTGTTTGCACGTTGCCTTGGGAGGCCAGCGATCCCCAGGGCTTGTGTTGCAATAACGCGCACTGGGCGTTGCTCGGAGCGTGGACAGCGAGGCGCAGGCTCTGGTGGGATTACAGAAAAGGCCCTTTGGGGGAGGCCCCTAGGAAGCTGTAATCACTGACAAAAAGCAACTCTCCCTGCAGTGCTAGATGGGTGCTGGGAAGCAGGTGAAGGTCCCTTTGCCAGGAGAGACAGAAGGGTATGGGAATCCTTCTGCCAACAAGAGGCAGACAGGGAGAGTCCAATCTCACAGCAAGGTCACCGTGTCCTCTGGAAGACCTCCCTCTCCAGCGTTTTCCCTCTCATTCCCTATCTGGAGCAAAGCCAGTCGCATAGAAAAGGCACAGGGAAGGAAACCACTGTCACTGATTTATATTCACAGCACGTTTCAAAGAGAGAGTGAACTCAGAATAGAGCATCAGTGTTTGAAGAGTGCTCCCTGGCACAATCTGCTCAGAACCTCGTAGGTGCTACACATGTCTTTGGCTCCCAGAGCTGGGGGCTTTCAGATTTTGGAATCAGAATAAAGGAACAAAGACATCTGACAAGTTGGGTTTGATTGTCTCAGGGAATGAAAGCATTTTCAGGACTGGGCGTCATGATAGTCCAGTTCTCAAGTGACCTTGAGGATTTTCGAGTGCCTCATTCTCTCCTTAGAGTCTGCCCACTTGTTGTGGTCGGCCCGGGTGGCTCCCCTATTCATGGAAGTGTCCTAAAGTTATTCTTGAGGCCTTTCAGAAGAATCACCGGCCCAAAGAAATCCAGAAGGTTTTTGTGGCCCAAagaaatcagcttttttttcagctgccaAGACTTGGAGGGCCCCTCACTTTCTGATGTTCCCAAAGACCTCATGTTTGTCTCGGTGTTTCCATAGCAGGAGAGAATGGAGAATGCAGTATTTGGTGCAGCCGAGGCACTCTGCACAAAGGGTGACTGAATATCAGACTGGGGACATTCCCTGACGTTTTAGTTCAAGCAGCATCCACACCACAGCAAAAACCTTACGCTCTTGCCAAGCTCAGCCTTGCCAGTGTTGCAGATAACCGAGAGCCCCGGTGGAGACAGAAGTGCTGCTTTGATTTTCAAGAGCCATTTAGACATGGTCAGACCATGCTGCTCAGGTGTCCAAGTGCTGTAATGGCCCCAAagttcttccttctgtcaaaGTCAGCCACTTAAATCCAGAGCTTTTGCCACACCCAAACCTACATTTCCATTGCAGTTTCTATGAAATATGCTTGTGCACTtgcttttaaacacttcttGGGGGAAATGACATGTTCAGTTGTCTGAAGCAGCTTGCTCAGCACTGGGAGACAGGGttggggaataaaaaaagaattcccATCCGTTTTCATAAttcactgcaagaaagaggGCCCTGAAGGTGCTAGGACTGCTGGTTTATTTTTAGCAATAGATGTGAGCAGAGGTTTGATGAGAGTATTGAGGGGACCAGTCATTTTCTACTGTTGGTGCATTCTTCTAAtagctcttctttctcctcttttccttccacAGTGGTAATGTTATTATAGAAACCAAATTCTATGATGATGACCTTCTCGTAAGCACTTCCAGAGTGAGACTTTTCTACGTTTGAGATGGGGCTTTTTGGAGCTGTTTTAGTTTTCCTCCATACAGTTCTTGGTGCAGAACCCCTCGACTATCCAGTGGAAGACACTCCTGTAGGCGGTGACCCTGGGGACCAGCTCAGCGTGGGTTGTGACCTTTGCCCAtcagttattttgctttttcctctgacAAGACCAGACCAAACCCTCAGAGACAGGACCATGTGCTCAGCGATGCACTGGGGAATAGAGGCTGTCTCTGAACACGGGCAAACGATGGTCATGCAGAACCAATACTGTAAATTATGTTAGTCTCATCCTTTGTACTTCTCGGGATCCTGGTATAGCCTCCCATTTCCACTCACACCAAACTCTcaatgcatttcattttggGGGACTAAGTtaaccttttttgtttttctcatgttGTAGGGTTTTATCCTTTCACTGGATTTCTGTGTAACTGGTCCACACATCCTCTAACCCTGAACTTGTAAAATAGACTGTGATATCACCtaatgtaattaaaacaaatttctcAATTAAAACATTCCTACCGtccaaagaagggaagaaatgttagttctgtgcagtttttttcactgttatAACAGTGCCTTGCAGCAGGCACAGATGTCTCTCACAATCCAGAAGCAGAACAGGGCTTTCCACAGCCCTGCTTGTTCCACAGCCGCCCCATCCATGTTATATTTCCCTTCCTCCAGCTGACCAGAGGAAACGTCTCCTGACTGCTCTGGCCAAGGTTTCTCCTTGGCCTCATTTCTGTCTGTTAATCCCTGGGGGCAGTTTGTCCTGTTTGCCCAGTCCCTGGTTTCTTCAGCAGCACCGCACGCTCTTGTGCTTCTCTGAGTTCTCGGGGACTCTCAAACCTGTGTTGCCCTGAGCCCTCCAGCACCAGTCCTGTCCTGGGCCGAGCTCCTTGACGCCCGGCTCTGGCTGTGGCTGCTGATGCCACAAACATCCCTGTGCGCGTGTGCCTGTAACACACGATGGCCCTTTTCCTGCCACggaggagccagcagtggcccaggcggccaagaaggccaatggcatcttggcttggatcagacacggcgtgaccagcagggccagggaggttcttctccctctgtgctcggcactggtgagaccgctccttgaatcctgtgttcagttctgggcccctcaccacaagaaggatgttgaggctctggagcgagtccagagaagagcaacgaagctggggaaggggctggagaacaggccttatgaggagcggctgagagagctgggggtgtttagcctggagaagaggaggctgaggggagacctcattgctctctccaactacctgaaaggaggttgtggagaggagggagctgggctcttctcccaagtgacgggacaggacgagagggaatggcctcaagctccgccaggggaggttcaggctgcacatcaggaaaaaatatttcatggaaagggtcattggtccctggcagaggctgcccagggagggggttgagtcaccttccctggaggggtttaaggggcgggtggacgaggtgctgagggacatgggttagtgattgatgggaatggttggactcgatgatccagcgggtcctttccaacctagtgattctatgctCTTGAACCTCACGAGCAGCGTTATTGCTGGACACGTTGGTCCACCTCTCCTGTGGCTGGGCTCGAGATCCTgggaagggtcccaggggaacGATGTGCGTCATTTGAGATCCTAGATTCACCGGTGGGGCTGTGTGGCAGGATACCACCTAGTTGCTTTTTCAGTGAATCGAAGCTGGCCTGTTAATCCCCGCAAGAAGAGCATTATCCATCATAGCAGCTTTCTCTGGAGCCCTCGCTGATGGATTTCAGTCTCTTCTCAGCAGCAGCCTTCATACAGAGAGCAACCGAGCCTGCCTGCTGCCCCCAGTGACAGTGGAAACTCAGTCAAAAAGGAGAAGCGAAAGATGCCCAAGAAGGAACAACATCCAAGTTGAGGGTGTGGAGAgttttggactcgatgatccggtgggtctcttccaacctggttattctgtgattctgagttcTAGGGTAGCTGCCTGCCCAGGCGCACGCTGGAGGTGTCTGGCCAGGCAGCGGGGAGGCATCTCCTACGGCCACGCTGACCCCCAGGAGCCGCAGCGCCCAgcggccccgccggccccggccccCACCTGGGGCCTGTTCGTTTAACTGACAACAGGCCCCGACCGCCCCCCCCGGTAACCGCGGGGCCTGGGGCCACCCGCGCCGCGGCTGTGGCTCCCTCGGCCGAGCTGCCCCTGGAGCGGGACCTCAGAGagcccggggaggggggcggcTCCGGAGCCCCCTGCCCGGCCCCGGCGggcccagtgcccccagtgcccccagtgcccccggCTGGAGCCGCGCGGCCCCGCTCTGCGGTCATTGCCGCCCTCGTGTGGCTCCCTGGGAAACAGCCGGCAGCTCACCGGCTCCTGCCCTGGAccagcagccccccagcccccccagtatcccccagtgtccccccagcagcccctAATGTCCCCCCAGGAtccaaggccaaatgccgggtcctgcgctcagggcacaacaaccctgagcagctacagactaggagaagtctggctggaaagctgccccgaggacagggacctgggggtgttgggtgacagcgactgaacatgagccagcaggggcccaggtggccaagaaggccaatggcatcttggcttggatcagaaacggcgtgaccagcagggccagggaggttcttctccctctgtacttggcactggtgagaccgctcctcgaatcctgtgttcagttctggcccctcaccacaagaaggatgttgaggctctggagcgagtccagagaagagcaacgaagctggtgagggggctggagaacaggccttatgaggagcggctgagagagctgggggtgtttagcctggagaggaggaggctgaggggagacct
Encoded here:
- the PDE6D gene encoding retinal rod rhodopsin-sensitive cGMP 3',5'-cyclic phosphodiesterase subunit delta, whose translation is MSATDERAKEILRGFKLNWMNLRDAETGKILWQGTEDLSVPGVEHEARVPKKILKCKAVSRELNFSSAEQMEKFRLEQKVYFKGQCLEEWFFEFGFVIPNSTNTWQSLIEAAPESQMMPANVLTGNVIIETKFYDDDLLVSTSRVRLFYV